One stretch of Streptomyces sp. R21 DNA includes these proteins:
- the msrA gene encoding peptide-methionine (S)-S-oxide reductase MsrA — translation MSDAEEKALLAGGCFWGMQELIRALPGVVGTRVGYSGDDDKPNATYRDHGKHAESIEITFDPAVTDYRAILEYFFQIHDPSTTNRQGNDIGLSYRSAIFYRDDEQRRIAQDTIADVDASGLWPGPVVTEVVPAGPFWEAEPEHQDYLQRYPDGYTCHFPRPNWHLPRREES, via the coding sequence ATGAGTGACGCCGAGGAGAAGGCTCTGCTGGCGGGTGGGTGCTTCTGGGGCATGCAGGAGCTGATTCGTGCGCTGCCCGGTGTGGTGGGCACCCGGGTGGGTTACAGCGGCGACGACGACAAGCCCAACGCTACATACCGCGACCACGGAAAACACGCGGAGTCGATCGAGATCACCTTTGATCCGGCGGTCACCGACTACCGCGCGATCCTCGAGTACTTCTTCCAGATCCACGACCCGAGCACGACGAACCGGCAGGGCAACGACATCGGCCTGAGCTACCGCTCCGCCATCTTCTACCGAGACGACGAGCAGCGCCGTATCGCGCAGGACACCATCGCCGACGTCGACGCGTCCGGGCTGTGGCCGGGACCGGTGGTGACCGAGGTGGTACCGGCCGGCCCGTTCTGGGAGGCCGAACCGGAGCACCAGGACTACCTCCAGCGCTACCCGGACGGCTACACCTGCCACTTCCCGCGCCCGAACTGGCACCTGCCCAGGCGCGAGGAGTCCTGA
- a CDS encoding prephenate dehydratase, producing the protein MTTAAYQGEPGSNSATAARALYPEGDELACTSFEQALEAVTLGAADVAVIPVDNSAAGRVADVHHLLPETGLFIVAEYFLAIRFDLMGVPGATLDQVECVRSHVHALGQCRKVLREGGWRTRVSDDTAGAAREVAELGDPRHAALAPPAAARLYGLDVLRPEVEDDPDNTTRFVVLSRDAAPAPHTGEPTMTSLFFCVRNIPSALYKALGGFASSGVNLTKIESYQMGAGLNPSRFYVEIEGHPDEERVALALHELRFYSTEVRTLGVYPAHPHRLRN; encoded by the coding sequence GTGACGACGGCGGCATATCAGGGTGAACCCGGATCCAACTCGGCAACCGCCGCGCGTGCCCTCTACCCCGAGGGCGACGAGCTGGCCTGCACGAGCTTCGAGCAGGCCCTGGAGGCCGTGACGCTCGGCGCCGCCGACGTCGCCGTGATCCCGGTGGACAACTCCGCGGCCGGACGCGTCGCGGACGTGCACCATCTGCTGCCGGAGACGGGGCTGTTCATCGTCGCCGAGTACTTCCTCGCCATCCGCTTCGACCTGATGGGGGTGCCCGGCGCGACCCTGGACCAGGTGGAGTGCGTACGCAGTCACGTGCATGCGCTGGGACAGTGCCGCAAGGTGTTGCGGGAGGGCGGCTGGCGCACCCGCGTCAGCGACGACACGGCCGGAGCGGCCCGCGAGGTGGCCGAACTGGGCGACCCGCGGCACGCGGCGCTCGCCCCGCCCGCCGCGGCTCGGCTCTACGGCCTCGATGTGCTGCGTCCCGAGGTCGAGGACGACCCGGACAACACCACACGGTTCGTCGTCCTGTCCCGGGACGCCGCTCCGGCCCCGCACACGGGGGAGCCGACGATGACGAGCCTGTTCTTCTGCGTGCGCAACATCCCCAGCGCGCTGTACAAGGCGCTGGGCGGCTTCGCCAGCAGCGGCGTGAACCTCACCAAGATCGAGAGCTACCAGATGGGCGCGGGGCTCAACCCCAGCCGTTTCTACGTCGAGATCGAGGGACACCCCGACGAGGAGCGCGTCGCCCTCGCCCTGCACGAACTGCGCTTCTACTCCACCGAAGTGCGCACCCTGGGCGTGTACCCCGCGCATCCGCACCGGCTGAGGAACTGA